The following proteins are encoded in a genomic region of Cryptomeria japonica chromosome 11, Sugi_1.0, whole genome shotgun sequence:
- the LOC131039961 gene encoding uncharacterized protein LOC131039961 — protein MSNHSITFGVSSCPPPFIWVKKKRLSQHIHRHTSGGVQLFFLSVDREEKSGKVACTTIMEDALLSGEEEGGASGLPKNTKVIITGNNRTKSFLIGLHAVVKNTAGVRGWHWLVLPNGLEVKLQRNALSVIELPNEQEEDKLAEFASSDNNSSSMDLVSDDFQKIRKPKIRPRVLVGSSRMNHGSQVQSTDSNIHSQGMLKVDLSKLETSALWRYWKHFNLVDVSPNPSKDQLIGAVERHFISQQLDEFQVISGFVQAAKRLKTVCSQIHS, from the exons ATGTCTAATCATTCAATCACCTTTGGTGTCAGTAGCTGTCCTCCTCCATTTATTTGGGTAAAGAAAAAGAGATTGTCCCAACACATTCATCGACATACATCTGGTGGAGTACAGTTATTTTTCCTTTCGGTTGATAGAGAAGAAAAATCTGGTAAAGTTGCATGCACAACAATAATGGAGGATGCTCTGCTATCCGGGGAGGAGGAAGGGGGAGCCTCAGGGTTGCCAAAGAACACCAAAGTCATCATAACAGGAAACAATAGGACCAAGTCTTTTCTTATTGGTTTACATGCTGTTGTCAAGAATACTGCAGGTGTCCGAGGATGGCATTGGCTG GTACTTCCAAATGGATTAGAAGTGAAATTGCAAAGAAATGCCCTGAGTGTCATTGAACTACCCAATGAACAAGAGGAGGATAAATTGGCAGAATTTGCTTCTTCTGACAATAACAGCAGCAGCATGGATTTAG TTTCTGATGATTTTCAAAAGATTCGCAAACCGAAAATAAGGCCTCGTGTATTAGTAGGTTCAAGCCGCATGAACCATGGTAGCCAAGTGCAATCTACAGATTCAAACATTCATTCCCAAGGGATGCTG AAGGTGGATCTCAGCAAATTGGAAACCTCTGCCCTATGGAGATATTGGAAACACTTCAATCTT GTCGATGTAAGTCCCAATCCTTCAAAAGATCAATTGATTGGCGCTGTTGAAAGGCACTTCATTTCACAG CAATTGGATGAATTTCAGGTGATAAGTGGATTTGTGCAGGCAGCAAAGCGACTGAAAACAGTTTGCAGTCAAATACATAGCTAA